The following proteins are co-located in the Noviherbaspirillum sp. UKPF54 genome:
- a CDS encoding DUF883 family protein, whose product METTNLSTGNGSDKISSTSSAAKSMYSDAKGSAQRVGATLRSELSNLKNDLDALMTRAPSLSDDELSQAHTQLMSKFSSMRYAAKGLASEANRQLNRGMETTTEYVKDKPMQSLAVAAGTGLLLGLLFKRR is encoded by the coding sequence ATGGAAACAACCAATCTCTCTACCGGCAACGGCAGCGACAAGATCTCCTCGACCAGCAGCGCCGCCAAGAGCATGTACAGCGACGCCAAGGGCTCGGCCCAGCGGGTCGGCGCAACACTGCGCAGCGAACTGTCGAACCTGAAGAACGACCTGGATGCGCTGATGACGCGCGCGCCCAGCCTGTCCGACGACGAGTTGAGCCAGGCGCATACGCAGCTGATGTCGAAATTCAGCTCGATGCGCTACGCGGCCAAGGGCCTGGCAAGCGAAGCCAACCGCCAGCTGAATCGCGGCATGGAAACCACGACCGAGTACGTCAAGGACAAGCCGATGCAGTCGCTGGCCGTAGCCGCCGGCACAGGCTTGCTGCTCGGCCTGCTGTTCAAGCGCCGCTGA
- a CDS encoding phage holin family protein, whose translation MISALHKSRQLYLITLDRVSDYFDLLRVELKIQEHNIALRIAGFAVAVLFSLLATVFLGLAIIVSFWDSPLRALAAWFVVLLYGGIAGVCLNLALKHFRSQPIANTLRTEFRRDLDVIKESV comes from the coding sequence ATGATTTCGGCACTCCATAAATCCAGGCAGCTCTATCTCATCACGCTCGACCGCGTCAGCGACTACTTCGACCTGCTGCGGGTCGAGCTGAAGATCCAGGAGCACAACATCGCATTGCGCATCGCCGGCTTCGCGGTCGCGGTGCTGTTTTCCCTGCTGGCGACAGTATTCCTCGGGCTGGCGATCATCGTCAGTTTCTGGGATTCACCGTTGCGGGCGCTGGCGGCATGGTTCGTGGTCCTGCTGTACGGCGGTATCGCCGGCGTCTGCCTCAACCTGGCGCTGAAGCATTTCCGCTCGCAGCCGATTGCCAATACCCTGCGCACCGAATTCCGGCGCGATCTGGACGTCATCAAGGAAAGCGTATGA
- a CDS encoding glutathione S-transferase family protein, which translates to MLKILGKSSSINVRKVLWTCEELGLPYEQEQWGAGFRSTETEDFRALNPNAMVPVLIDEEFVLWESNAICRYLASREANFALLSGDPKRRALVEQWMDWQATELNNSWRYAFMALVRQSAAHSDPAAIAAGVEGWNRHMGIVEAQLSRTGAYMAGETFSLADIVIGLSVNRWFMTPMRRPVLPAVEAYYERLNERAGYRMHGRNGMP; encoded by the coding sequence ATGCTGAAGATCCTGGGGAAGTCATCGTCGATAAACGTACGCAAGGTGCTTTGGACCTGCGAGGAGTTGGGGCTGCCATATGAGCAGGAGCAGTGGGGCGCGGGATTTCGATCGACGGAGACGGAAGACTTTCGAGCGCTCAATCCGAACGCGATGGTTCCAGTACTTATCGACGAAGAATTCGTCCTATGGGAATCCAATGCCATCTGCAGATATCTCGCAAGCCGAGAAGCGAACTTCGCGCTGCTATCCGGCGATCCGAAGCGGCGCGCACTGGTCGAGCAGTGGATGGACTGGCAGGCCACTGAACTGAACAACTCCTGGCGCTATGCGTTCATGGCGCTGGTCCGGCAAAGCGCCGCGCATTCAGACCCTGCCGCCATCGCTGCCGGCGTGGAAGGCTGGAATCGTCACATGGGTATCGTGGAAGCGCAGCTGTCGCGCACGGGGGCCTACATGGCGGGCGAGACCTTCTCGCTGGCGGACATCGTGATCGGGTTGTCTGTCAACCGGTGGTTCATGACACCGATGCGCCGGCCCGTGCTTCCCGCCGTGGAGGCGTACTACGAGCGCCTGAATGAGCGGGCAGGGTACCGCATGCATGGGCGCAATGGCATGCCGTAA
- a CDS encoding TMEM175 family protein has protein sequence MGKNRLEAFSDGVLAIIITIMVLEMKVPHGHDFASLAPLLPVFLSYVLSYLYVGIYWNNHHHMLHATRYVSGGVLWANLNLLFWLSLLPFATGWMGENHFSALPSAAYGVVLLMAAIAYKLLQTCIISIEGQDSLLKRAIGSDWKGKLSPVLYMAGIGASFLKPWIGQSLYVFAALIWLVPDRRIERMLDHHE, from the coding sequence ATGGGAAAGAACAGACTTGAAGCGTTCAGCGATGGCGTCCTGGCCATCATCATTACCATCATGGTGCTGGAAATGAAAGTACCTCATGGCCATGATTTCGCATCTCTGGCGCCGTTGCTGCCGGTCTTTCTCAGCTACGTCTTAAGCTACCTGTACGTCGGCATCTACTGGAACAATCACCATCACATGCTTCACGCAACCAGGTACGTTTCTGGCGGTGTGCTCTGGGCTAATCTGAATTTACTGTTCTGGCTTTCACTTCTGCCGTTTGCGACAGGATGGATGGGAGAGAATCACTTTTCAGCCTTGCCCAGCGCTGCATACGGCGTCGTGCTGCTGATGGCTGCGATAGCCTATAAACTTCTTCAAACATGCATCATTTCAATCGAGGGGCAAGACTCTCTTTTGAAGCGCGCAATCGGATCGGACTGGAAGGGAAAACTTTCACCGGTTCTTTATATGGCAGGCATTGGCGCCTCCTTCCTCAAGCCATGGATAGGGCAAAGCCTCTATGTTTTTGCAGCACTTATCTGGCTGGTTCCCGACCGACGCATTGAGCGTATGCTCGATCATCATGAATAA
- a CDS encoding VOC family protein, with translation MIDHTGVVVSDFDRSKRFYSAALKPIGFDLLAEFPAAITGHADVAGFGEPPKPEFWISLGTPNKPAVHIAFRVKSRGDVDAFYSAAIEAGGVDNGPPGIRAHYHPNYYGAFVLDPDGHNIEAVCHE, from the coding sequence ATGATCGATCACACCGGAGTAGTCGTCAGCGACTTCGATAGAAGCAAGCGGTTCTATTCGGCGGCGCTTAAGCCAATCGGCTTCGATCTGCTGGCGGAATTTCCCGCGGCGATTACGGGGCATGCCGATGTCGCCGGCTTCGGGGAGCCACCGAAACCGGAATTCTGGATAAGCCTCGGCACCCCCAACAAACCCGCAGTTCACATCGCCTTCCGGGTGAAGAGCAGGGGCGATGTCGACGCATTTTATAGCGCTGCAATCGAAGCGGGCGGAGTCGATAATGGCCCGCCTGGCATTCGGGCACATTATCATCCGAACTATTATGGCGCTTTCGTGCTGGATCCGGATGGACACAATATCGAAGCGGTCTGCCATGAATAA
- a CDS encoding PilT/PilU family type 4a pilus ATPase translates to MSTGFGPEEARNYMHQLLKAMNQAGGSDLFISADFPPSMKVQGAMKPLSQQKLNGDITKKLALSLMNERQQNEFEAELECNFAISLPSVCRFRVNVFVQQQQVGMVIRTIASEIPNFAKLGLPDVLKDVIMTKRGLVLVVGGTGSGKSTTLAAMIDHRNENSAGHIITVEDPVEYVHKNKSCLITHREVGVDTHSWHHALKNTLRQAPDVILIGEIRDTETMEHAIAFAETGHLCLGTLHANNANQTLDRIINFFPEERRNQLLGDLSSNLRAIISQRLVRTEDGKGRKAAIEILLNTPTIAEQILKGQFHAIKETMAKSKELGMRTFDQALFELYNTGHIGYDEAIRNADSANELRLQIKLKAERGQPGDKGSGAFNLAIDEDKDEEEEQKGK, encoded by the coding sequence ATGTCCACCGGTTTCGGTCCAGAAGAAGCGCGCAATTACATGCACCAACTGCTTAAGGCGATGAACCAGGCCGGCGGGTCGGACTTGTTCATCTCCGCCGATTTCCCGCCCAGCATGAAAGTGCAGGGGGCGATGAAACCGCTGAGCCAGCAAAAACTCAACGGCGACATCACGAAGAAGCTTGCGCTGTCGCTGATGAACGAGCGCCAGCAGAACGAATTCGAAGCCGAGCTGGAGTGCAATTTCGCGATCTCGCTTCCCAGCGTGTGCCGCTTCCGCGTCAACGTCTTCGTGCAGCAGCAGCAGGTCGGCATGGTGATCCGCACCATCGCCTCCGAGATCCCCAACTTCGCCAAGCTCGGCCTGCCCGACGTGCTGAAAGACGTCATCATGACCAAGCGCGGTCTGGTGCTGGTCGTCGGCGGCACCGGCTCGGGCAAGTCGACCACGCTGGCGGCAATGATCGACCACCGCAACGAAAACTCGGCCGGCCACATCATCACCGTGGAAGACCCGGTCGAGTACGTGCACAAGAACAAATCGTGCCTCATCACGCACCGCGAAGTCGGCGTCGATACGCACTCCTGGCACCACGCATTGAAGAACACGCTGCGCCAGGCGCCGGACGTGATCCTGATCGGCGAGATCCGCGACACCGAAACCATGGAGCACGCCATCGCCTTCGCCGAGACCGGCCACCTGTGCCTGGGCACGCTGCACGCCAACAACGCCAACCAGACGCTCGACCGCATCATCAACTTCTTTCCCGAGGAGCGGCGCAACCAGCTGCTGGGCGACCTGTCGTCCAACCTGCGCGCCATCATTTCGCAGCGCCTGGTACGCACCGAGGACGGCAAGGGCCGCAAGGCCGCCATCGAAATCCTGCTCAATACCCCGACGATCGCCGAGCAAATCCTGAAAGGCCAGTTCCACGCAATCAAGGAAACCATGGCCAAGTCGAAGGAACTGGGCATGCGCACCTTCGACCAGGCGCTGTTCGAGCTGTACAACACCGGCCACATCGGCTACGACGAAGCGATCCGCAACGCCGACTCTGCCAACGAGCTGCGGCTGCAGATCAAGCTCAAGGCCGAGCGCGGCCAGCCGGGCGACAAGGGGAGCGGCGCGTTCAACCTCGCGATCGACGAGGACAAGGACGAGGAAGAAGAGCAGAAGGGGAAGTGA
- the sstT gene encoding serine/threonine transporter SstT, with protein MATFLIAPVSRLFSRVSLVQQIIIGMVAGILLATFSPAAAQSAGFLGNVFIAGLKAVAPILVFVLVTASIADHQPGQQTHIRPILLLYLIGTFAAAVVAVAASFLFPSTLMLAAGDVKAAAPGSVVEVLHSLLMSAIDNPVKALINGNFIGILMWAVGLGITIRHASQTTRMVFTDLSNGISLIVKAVISFAPLGIFGLVASTFADAGLNALLGYLHLLAVLLGCMLFIALVVNPAIVWWKIRRNPYPLVLTCLRDSGITAFFTRSSAANIPVNLELSKRLGLHEDTYSVSIPLGATINMAGAAITITVLTMAAVNTLGIAVDIPTAILLSVVASLCACGASGVAGGSLLLIPLACSLFGISNDIAMQVVAVGFIIGVLQDSAETALNSSSDVLFTAAACIAMGDVDKQ; from the coding sequence ATGGCTACTTTTCTCATCGCCCCCGTTTCGCGCCTGTTCAGCCGCGTCAGCCTTGTCCAGCAGATCATCATCGGCATGGTTGCCGGTATCCTGCTCGCGACGTTCTCGCCGGCTGCTGCGCAGTCGGCCGGTTTCCTCGGCAATGTATTCATCGCCGGACTGAAGGCTGTCGCGCCGATCCTGGTGTTCGTGCTGGTCACCGCGTCGATCGCCGACCACCAGCCGGGCCAGCAGACCCATATCCGGCCGATCCTGCTGCTGTACCTGATCGGCACCTTCGCCGCCGCAGTCGTCGCGGTCGCGGCCAGCTTCCTGTTTCCTTCCACGCTGATGCTGGCCGCCGGCGACGTGAAGGCAGCGGCGCCGGGCAGCGTCGTGGAAGTGCTGCACTCGCTGCTGATGAGCGCCATCGACAATCCGGTCAAGGCGCTCATCAACGGCAACTTCATCGGCATCCTCATGTGGGCGGTCGGCCTGGGCATCACGATCCGGCATGCGAGCCAGACCACGCGCATGGTCTTCACCGATCTGTCGAACGGCATTTCGCTGATCGTCAAGGCGGTGATCAGTTTTGCACCGCTGGGCATCTTCGGCCTGGTCGCCTCGACCTTCGCCGACGCGGGCTTGAACGCGCTGCTGGGATACCTGCACCTGCTCGCCGTGCTGCTCGGCTGCATGCTGTTCATCGCGCTCGTCGTCAACCCGGCCATCGTCTGGTGGAAGATCCGGCGCAATCCTTACCCGCTGGTGCTGACCTGCTTGCGCGACAGCGGCATCACCGCCTTCTTCACGCGCAGCTCCGCCGCCAACATTCCGGTCAACCTGGAACTGAGCAAGCGCCTCGGCCTGCATGAGGACACGTATTCGGTATCGATCCCGCTGGGCGCGACCATCAACATGGCCGGCGCGGCGATCACCATCACCGTGCTGACCATGGCCGCGGTCAACACGCTCGGCATCGCGGTGGACATTCCGACCGCCATTCTGCTGAGCGTGGTCGCATCGCTCTGCGCCTGCGGCGCCTCCGGCGTGGCCGGCGGCTCGCTGCTGCTGATTCCGCTGGCCTGCAGTCTGTTCGGCATTTCGAACGACATCGCGATGCAGGTCGTCGCGGTCGGCTTCATCATCGGCGTGCTGCAGGATTCCGCGGAGACCGCGCTCAATTCCTCCAGCGACGTGCTGTTCACCGCCGCCGCCTGCATCGCCATGGGCGACGTGGACAAGCAGTAA
- a CDS encoding entericidin A/B family lipoprotein: MKKIVSILSILIATYGLSACNTMKGFGQDVQRGGEKVEGAAEKNK; the protein is encoded by the coding sequence ATGAAAAAAATCGTCTCCATCCTGAGTATTCTGATCGCTACCTACGGCCTGTCCGCTTGCAACACCATGAAGGGATTCGGGCAGGACGTGCAGCGCGGCGGTGAAAAGGTCGAAGGCGCAGCGGAAAAGAACAAGTAA